The Pan paniscus chromosome 1, NHGRI_mPanPan1-v2.0_pri, whole genome shotgun sequence genome has a segment encoding these proteins:
- the TMEM53 gene encoding transmembrane protein 53 isoform X3, which produces MVFFSESLGIPSLRVLAQKLLELLFDYEIEKEPLLFHVFSNGGVMLYRYVLELLQTRRFCHLRVVGTIFDSAPGDSNLVGALRALAAILERRAAMLRLLLLVAFALVVVLFHVLLAPITALFHTHFYDRLQDAGSRWPELYLYSRADEVVLARDIERMVEARLARRVLARSVDFVSSAHVSHLRDYPTYYTSLCVDFMRNCVRC; this is translated from the coding sequence ATGGTCTTCTTCTCCGAGTCACTGGGTATCCCTTCACTTCGTGTTTTGGCCCAGAAGCTGCTCGAGCTGCTCTTTGATTATGAGATTGAGAAGGAGCCCCTGCTCTTCCATGTCTTCAGCAACGGTGGCGTCATGCTGTACCGCTACGTGCTGGAGCTCCTGCAGACCCGTCGCTTCTGCCACCTGCGTGTGGTGGGCACCATCTTTGACAGCGCTCCTGGTGACAGCAACCTGGTAGGGGCTCTGCGGGCCCTGGCAGCCATCCTGGAGCGCCGGGCCGCCATGCTGCGCCTGTTGCTGCTGGTGGCCTTTGCCCTGGTGGTTGTCCTGTTCCACGTCCTGCTTGCTCCCATCACAGCCCTCTTCCACACCCACTTCTATGACAGGCTACAGGACGCGGGCTCTCGCTGGCCCGAGCTCTACCTCTACTCGAGGGCTGATGAAGTAGTCCTGGCCAGAGACATAGAACGCATGGTAGAGGCACGCCTGGCACGCCGGGTCCTGGCGCGTTCTGTGGATTTCGTGTCATCTGCACACGTCAGCCACCTCCGTGACTACCCTACTTACTACACAAGCCTCTGTGTCGACTTCATGCGCAACTGCGTCCGCTGCTGA